In a genomic window of Venatoribacter cucullus:
- a CDS encoding NAD(P)/FAD-dependent oxidoreductase gives MNITILGSGFAALTAVKEVRKQAPQAEITVVSPQAELIYLPSLIWLPSGLRKGSDLRIPLPNFFRRQRVQHHAATVQSISADGRTVHTDAGDIANDGLIIASGGRFLKKLPGIEHVITPCEGIKAGEAIRDRLAAMPGGTIAIGFAGNPNEPAAMRGGPMFEFLFGIDTLLRRQGRRQRFELVFFNPALRPAQRLGDTVPEAVLKMMAEKDIRTHLGHKMLGFAADKVLTEGGEISADLILFMPGMTGPAWAAESALPKSPGGLIQADAHCQVEGLPAVYVAGDSGSYPGPDWQAKQAHMADLQAVAAARNLVAELQGQPARETFKHELLCIVDTLSHGMLIKRTEEKSLMLPPLRLLHFAKRFFEYWYLRQYR, from the coding sequence CCGTTAAAGAGGTGCGTAAACAAGCCCCGCAGGCCGAGATTACGGTGGTATCGCCGCAAGCGGAGTTGATTTATCTGCCCAGTCTTATCTGGTTACCGTCCGGATTGCGTAAGGGCAGTGATCTGCGCATTCCATTACCGAATTTCTTCCGCCGTCAGCGCGTACAGCACCATGCCGCCACCGTACAGAGCATCAGCGCCGATGGCCGCACGGTACATACCGACGCCGGGGATATTGCCAACGATGGTCTGATTATCGCCAGTGGTGGCCGCTTTCTGAAAAAGCTGCCGGGCATTGAGCATGTGATTACCCCCTGTGAAGGCATTAAGGCCGGCGAGGCCATCCGTGACCGGCTGGCGGCCATGCCGGGCGGCACCATTGCCATTGGTTTTGCCGGTAATCCCAATGAGCCGGCGGCGATGCGCGGTGGCCCGATGTTCGAGTTTTTGTTTGGCATCGATACCTTGCTGCGCCGGCAAGGCCGCCGGCAGCGCTTTGAACTGGTGTTTTTTAATCCGGCTTTGCGCCCGGCGCAGCGCCTGGGGGATACGGTGCCGGAAGCGGTACTGAAGATGATGGCAGAGAAAGATATCCGCACGCATCTGGGTCATAAAATGCTGGGTTTTGCCGCGGATAAGGTGCTTACCGAAGGTGGTGAGATCAGCGCTGACCTGATTTTATTTATGCCGGGTATGACCGGCCCGGCCTGGGCGGCTGAGTCTGCCTTGCCAAAATCGCCGGGTGGTCTGATTCAAGCCGATGCCCATTGTCAGGTGGAAGGTTTGCCGGCGGTGTATGTGGCGGGTGACAGCGGCAGCTATCCCGGCCCCGACTGGCAGGCTAAACAGGCACACATGGCTGATCTGCAGGCGGTGGCGGCAGCGCGTAATCTGGTGGCTGAATTGCAGGGCCAGCCGGCCCGGGAAACCTTTAAACACGAATTGCTGTGCATTGTGGATACGCTGTCGCACGGCATGCTGATAAAACGCACGGAAGAAAAAAGCCTGATGCTGCCACCGTTACGGCTGCTGCATTTTGCCAAGCGCTTTTTTGAATACTGGTATTTACGCCAGTACCGCTGA
- a CDS encoding YaeQ family protein, whose amino-acid sequence MALKATVYKAELTVSDMDRHHYHTYPLTIAQHPSETTERMMVRLAAFAFNASEQLEFTRGISTDDEPDLWTHSLSDEIELWIELGQPDEKRIRKACNRSKQVIIYLYHGRSAQIWWEQMESTCRRFRNLSVLEFDATAISQLNALCDRTMRLQASIQDGSLWLGNSDSSVELNLQVRQRPE is encoded by the coding sequence ATGGCACTGAAAGCCACGGTTTACAAAGCAGAGCTGACGGTTTCCGATATGGACCGTCACCATTACCACACTTACCCGCTCACCATCGCCCAGCATCCGTCGGAAACCACCGAACGGATGATGGTGCGGCTGGCGGCTTTTGCCTTCAATGCCAGCGAGCAACTGGAATTTACCCGGGGCATCAGCACCGACGATGAGCCGGATTTATGGACGCATTCGTTAAGTGATGAAATTGAGCTGTGGATTGAACTGGGGCAGCCGGATGAAAAACGCATCCGCAAAGCCTGCAACCGCTCGAAACAGGTGATTATTTACCTGTACCACGGCCGCTCGGCGCAAATCTGGTGGGAGCAAATGGAAAGCACCTGCCGGCGTTTCCGCAACCTGAGCGTGCTGGAATTTGATGCCACCGCCATCAGTCAGCTGAATGCTTTGTGCGACCGCACCATGCGCCTGCAGGCCAGCATTCAGGATGGCAGCCTGTGGCTGGGTAACAGCGACAGCAGTGTGGAACTGAACCTGCAGGTGCGGCAGCGCCCCGAATAA
- a CDS encoding cold-shock protein, translated as MSNQITGTVKWFNEAKGFGFIEREGGPDVFAHFKAITGTGFKTLTEGQRVTFTVTQGQKGPQAENIVPA; from the coding sequence ATGTCTAATCAAATCACCGGCACCGTAAAATGGTTCAACGAAGCAAAAGGTTTTGGTTTTATTGAGCGTGAAGGCGGCCCGGATGTGTTTGCACATTTCAAAGCCATCACCGGTACTGGTTTCAAAACTCTGACTGAAGGTCAGCGTGTAACCTTTACTGTTACTCAAGGCCAGAAAGGCCCGCAAGCTGAGAACATCGTTCCGGCTTAA
- a CDS encoding PA4780 family RIO1-like protein kinase, whose protein sequence is MKIPKRLQPLVDDGLIDEVLHPLMSGKEAAVFVVRCGNEIRAAKIYKEADKRSFKQAVQYQEGRKVRNSRRQRAMEKGSKFGRKQQEDAWHNAEVEALYRLAAAGVRVPQPYGCFDGVLLMELITDDQGRAAPRLNDVSMTAEQAREDHAEVMEYVKLMLVEGLVHGDLSEFNVLVDDYGPVIIDLPQAVDAAANMHAKSMLQRDVRNMTEYYGLFAPDLLQTDYAGEMWALYEAGELTADSVLTGEHEADEHEADVGSVMEEIRAVLAEEEARRQRLLEQEEADD, encoded by the coding sequence ATGAAAATTCCGAAACGTCTGCAGCCGTTGGTGGACGATGGTCTGATCGATGAAGTGCTGCACCCGCTGATGAGCGGCAAAGAAGCCGCGGTATTTGTGGTGCGCTGCGGTAATGAGATCCGCGCCGCCAAAATTTATAAAGAAGCCGATAAACGCAGTTTTAAACAGGCCGTGCAATATCAGGAGGGGCGTAAAGTCCGCAACAGCCGGCGCCAGCGGGCGATGGAAAAAGGCTCAAAATTCGGCCGCAAACAACAGGAAGACGCCTGGCATAACGCCGAGGTGGAAGCCCTGTACCGGCTGGCCGCCGCTGGTGTGCGGGTGCCACAGCCTTACGGCTGCTTTGATGGCGTACTGCTGATGGAATTAATAACCGATGACCAGGGCCGTGCTGCGCCGCGCCTGAACGATGTCAGCATGACCGCTGAACAAGCCCGGGAAGACCACGCCGAGGTGATGGAATACGTCAAACTGATGCTGGTTGAAGGGTTGGTACACGGCGATTTATCCGAATTTAACGTGCTGGTAGACGATTACGGCCCGGTCATTATCGACCTGCCGCAGGCGGTGGATGCCGCTGCCAATATGCACGCCAAAAGCATGCTGCAACGTGACGTGCGTAATATGACCGAATACTACGGTCTGTTCGCACCGGATTTATTGCAGACCGACTATGCCGGTGAAATGTGGGCACTCTATGAAGCCGGCGAATTAACCGCCGACAGCGTCTTAACCGGTGAGCATGAGGCCGACGAACACGAAGCCGACGTCGGCAGTGTGATGGAGGAAATACGCGCCGTACTGGCTGAAGAAGAAGCGCGCCGGCAACGGCTGCTGGAACAGGAAGAGGCGGACGATTAA
- a CDS encoding saccharopine dehydrogenase family protein encodes MNHPSSPSGYHLIVFGATSFVGQILVRYLATTYGVDGDLRWAIAGRSQAKLQQVKDALQPVLGDKTAALPVLLADAGNEEQLQALCAQTRAVVSTVGPYALYGETLVKVCAESGTDYCDLTGEPQWIRLMLNRYEAAAKTSGARIVHCCGFDSVPSDLGVLFLQQQCSQRFGAPASQVQMRFKAGKGGLSGGTYASMLQLTKEVMANPALRKELANPYSLCPPQHGFSRRQNPMSGIGKDTDLLSYTAPFIMAAINTRIVHRSNALLGSSWGKDFSYNEAVLTGRGFKGWLGAAVMTGGISLFLLAAALPPTRWLLEKFLLPKPGEGPSPQAQEQGFFDLRFVGRTSKRETLITRVKGDKDPGYGSTAKMLGEAIVSLACDLHDPQGNKTGREGGFWTPASALGEGYLTRLQANAGLTFEVLS; translated from the coding sequence ATGAACCACCCCAGCTCCCCTTCCGGCTACCACCTGATTGTGTTCGGCGCCACCAGTTTTGTTGGTCAGATTCTGGTCCGTTATCTGGCCACCACCTATGGTGTTGATGGTGATTTACGCTGGGCCATTGCCGGTCGTTCACAGGCCAAACTGCAGCAGGTAAAAGACGCGCTGCAACCCGTGCTGGGTGATAAAACTGCTGCACTGCCCGTGCTGCTGGCCGATGCCGGCAACGAAGAACAACTGCAGGCGCTGTGCGCGCAAACCCGCGCCGTAGTCTCCACCGTTGGCCCTTACGCGCTGTACGGCGAAACCCTGGTTAAAGTGTGTGCGGAAAGCGGTACCGATTACTGCGATTTAACCGGCGAGCCACAGTGGATACGGCTGATGCTGAACCGCTACGAAGCCGCGGCAAAAACCTCAGGCGCGCGTATTGTGCATTGCTGCGGCTTTGATTCCGTGCCCTCTGACCTTGGCGTGCTGTTTCTGCAACAGCAATGCAGCCAGCGTTTCGGCGCTCCGGCCAGCCAGGTACAGATGCGCTTTAAAGCCGGTAAAGGCGGCTTGTCGGGCGGCACCTACGCCAGCATGCTGCAACTGACCAAAGAAGTGATGGCCAACCCCGCGCTGCGCAAAGAACTGGCCAATCCCTACTCTCTGTGCCCGCCCCAGCATGGCTTTAGCCGGCGCCAGAATCCAATGAGCGGCATTGGTAAAGACACCGATCTGCTCAGCTACACCGCGCCCTTTATCATGGCTGCCATTAACACCCGCATTGTGCACCGCTCCAACGCCTTACTGGGCAGCAGCTGGGGCAAAGATTTTTCCTACAATGAAGCGGTACTAACCGGGCGTGGTTTTAAAGGCTGGCTGGGGGCAGCCGTAATGACCGGCGGTATCAGCCTGTTTCTGCTGGCCGCGGCACTGCCGCCCACCCGCTGGCTGCTGGAAAAATTCCTGCTGCCGAAACCCGGCGAAGGCCCCAGCCCGCAGGCGCAGGAACAGGGCTTTTTTGATCTGCGCTTTGTTGGCCGCACCAGCAAACGTGAAACCCTGATTACCCGGGTAAAGGGTGATAAAGACCCGGGCTATGGCTCAACCGCCAAAATGCTGGGCGAAGCCATTGTTTCGCTGGCCTGTGATCTGCACGATCCGCAAGGCAACAAAACCGGCCGCGAAGGTGGTTTCTGGACTCCGGCCTCAGCGCTGGGCGAAGGCTACCTGACCCGCCTGCAAGCCAATGCCGGCCTGACTTTTGAGGTACTGAGCTGA
- the rsxG gene encoding electron transport complex subunit RsxG has protein sequence MNDLLQSIRRNAIGLGLFALVTAGAIAVAKVATSERIERNIEMAQARALNEIVAVGSYNNDLLNDTLAIDQRFNQQLLGPLKASDKIHLARRDGEVSTVILPVVAPDGYTMEIRLLVGIHADGSIAGVRITEHRETPGLGDKIDLKKSPWVLEFNGKSLSNPAEERWAVKKDGGDFDQFTGATITPRAVVKAVKHAQLFFRQHQNILLNRQVAKQPATATGE, from the coding sequence ATGAACGACTTACTGCAATCCATCCGTCGCAATGCCATTGGTCTGGGCTTATTTGCCCTGGTGACCGCCGGCGCCATTGCCGTGGCCAAGGTGGCCACTTCAGAGCGTATTGAGCGCAACATTGAAATGGCCCAGGCCCGCGCGCTGAATGAAATTGTCGCCGTTGGCAGCTACAACAACGACCTGCTGAACGACACTCTGGCCATCGACCAGCGCTTTAATCAGCAATTATTAGGGCCGTTAAAAGCCAGCGATAAAATCCACCTGGCGCGCCGCGATGGCGAAGTGAGCACCGTGATTCTGCCGGTGGTAGCACCCGATGGTTATACCATGGAAATCCGCCTGTTGGTTGGCATTCATGCCGATGGCAGCATCGCCGGCGTGCGCATTACCGAACACCGGGAAACCCCGGGACTGGGCGATAAAATCGACCTGAAAAAATCCCCCTGGGTGCTGGAATTTAATGGCAAAAGCCTGAGCAATCCGGCCGAAGAACGCTGGGCGGTGAAAAAAGACGGCGGTGATTTCGACCAGTTTACCGGCGCCACCATCACCCCACGCGCGGTGGTGAAAGCGGTTAAACACGCGCAGCTGTTTTTCCGCCAGCACCAGAATATTCTGCTTAACCGGCAGGTGGCCAAACAACCGGCCACGGCCACCGGAGAATAA
- a CDS encoding FKBP-type peptidyl-prolyl cis-trans isomerase, protein MTNLIFWLLVAALVIYALYRAGVGSNKIAARQRSKAAEFLATNGQREGVVTTASGLQYEVLQPGQGEVHPKATDTVLVHYHGTLMSGEVFDSSVERKEPIRFALNQVIPGWTEGLQTMVEGQKTRLFIPPELAYGNQRAGSIPPGSLLIFDVELLQID, encoded by the coding sequence ATGACCAATCTTATTTTCTGGCTATTAGTCGCTGCGCTGGTTATTTATGCACTGTACCGGGCTGGTGTCGGCAGCAATAAAATCGCCGCCAGGCAGCGCAGCAAAGCGGCTGAATTTCTGGCCACTAACGGCCAGCGCGAGGGCGTAGTTACCACCGCATCGGGCTTGCAGTACGAAGTGCTGCAACCGGGCCAGGGGGAGGTGCATCCGAAGGCTACCGATACGGTGCTGGTGCATTACCACGGCACGTTAATGAGTGGCGAGGTATTCGACAGCTCGGTTGAGCGTAAAGAGCCTATCCGCTTTGCTCTGAACCAGGTGATTCCGGGCTGGACCGAAGGCCTGCAAACCATGGTGGAAGGGCAGAAAACCCGGCTGTTTATTCCGCCGGAGCTGGCTTACGGCAATCAGCGTGCCGGCAGTATTCCGCCCGGCTCGCTGCTGATTTTTGACGTGGAATTATTGCAGATCGACTGA
- a CDS encoding rhodanese-related sulfurtransferase, with protein sequence MSNTQPTPVVVCALYKFATLDNFEQLRQPLLDEMLKLDVKGTLLLAVEGINGTVAGSREGIDALLNWLRQDERLADISWKESYDDEMPFYRTKVKLKKEIVTMGVEGIDPKRVVGTYVKPQDWNALISDPEVVLVDTRNDYEVDIGTFKGALDPRTKTFREFPQYVKENLDPAKHKKVAMFCTGGIRCEKSTAYLKEQGFDEVYHLEGGILKYLEEVPQQESLWEGECFVFDNRVTVNHQLQKGDYDQCHACRRPITEADKAHEHYVPGVSCHHCFDEYDEEQRERFRQRERQMQLARERGEQHLGNDLSSIIEQRRQEKLAFKNKQRQQKDA encoded by the coding sequence ATGAGCAATACCCAACCGACTCCGGTCGTGGTGTGCGCGCTGTATAAATTCGCCACCCTCGACAACTTTGAACAACTGCGCCAGCCGCTGCTGGACGAAATGCTGAAACTCGATGTTAAAGGCACATTGCTGCTGGCTGTGGAAGGCATTAACGGCACCGTTGCCGGCAGCCGTGAAGGCATTGATGCGCTGCTGAACTGGCTGCGTCAGGATGAGCGTCTGGCCGATATCAGCTGGAAAGAATCCTACGACGATGAGATGCCGTTTTACCGCACCAAGGTGAAGCTGAAAAAAGAAATCGTCACCATGGGCGTAGAAGGCATCGACCCCAAACGGGTGGTGGGTACTTACGTCAAACCGCAGGACTGGAACGCGCTGATTTCCGACCCCGAGGTGGTGCTGGTGGATACCCGCAACGATTACGAAGTGGACATCGGTACCTTTAAGGGCGCGCTCGATCCGCGCACCAAAACCTTCCGCGAATTTCCGCAGTATGTAAAAGAAAACCTCGACCCGGCCAAACATAAAAAAGTAGCGATGTTCTGCACCGGTGGTATCCGCTGTGAAAAATCCACCGCTTATTTAAAAGAACAGGGCTTTGACGAGGTTTACCACCTGGAAGGCGGCATTCTGAAGTATCTGGAAGAGGTTCCGCAGCAGGAATCCCTGTGGGAAGGCGAATGCTTTGTGTTCGATAACCGCGTGACGGTGAATCACCAGCTGCAGAAAGGCGATTATGACCAGTGTCACGCCTGCCGCCGGCCCATTACCGAAGCCGACAAAGCGCACGAACATTATGTGCCGGGCGTCAGCTGCCACCATTGCTTTGATGAATACGACGAAGAACAGCGCGAGCGTTTCCGTCAGCGCGAACGCCAGATGCAACTGGCGCGAGAACGCGGCGAGCAGCATTTGGGCAACGACCTGAGCAGCATTATTGAGCAACGCCGGCAGGAAAAACTGGCGTTTAAAAATAAGCAGCGCCAGCAAAAAGACGCATAA
- a CDS encoding electron transport complex subunit E, whose amino-acid sequence MSSKSLTDITVDGLWKNNPALVQLLGLCPLLAVTGSVVNALGLGLATMLVLVGSNFSVSLIRNHVPDAVRLPAFVMIIASFVTVAELVMQAFTYELYEVLGIFIPLIVTNCIILGRADAFACKNPILPSVVDGFMMALGFGLVLVLLGAMREILGQGVIFSDMQLLFGPAAASWKIELVKDYPDFLFAILPPGAFMAMGLIIALKNIIDDQLKQRALARQQPVTAGSKRVRVTGKIS is encoded by the coding sequence ATGTCGAGCAAATCCTTAACCGACATCACCGTCGATGGACTGTGGAAAAACAACCCCGCGCTGGTGCAGCTGCTCGGCCTGTGTCCGTTGCTGGCGGTCACCGGCTCGGTGGTGAATGCGCTGGGCCTGGGGCTGGCCACCATGCTGGTCCTGGTAGGGTCTAACTTCTCGGTGTCGTTAATCCGCAACCACGTCCCCGATGCCGTGCGTCTGCCGGCGTTTGTGATGATTATTGCGTCGTTCGTCACCGTCGCCGAACTGGTGATGCAGGCCTTCACCTACGAACTGTACGAAGTGCTGGGGATTTTTATTCCGCTGATCGTTACCAACTGCATCATCCTTGGTCGTGCTGATGCCTTCGCCTGCAAAAACCCGATTCTGCCGTCGGTGGTCGATGGTTTTATGATGGCACTCGGCTTTGGTCTGGTACTGGTGTTACTGGGTGCTATGCGCGAAATTCTCGGTCAGGGCGTGATTTTTTCCGACATGCAACTCCTGTTCGGCCCGGCCGCCGCCAGCTGGAAAATCGAACTGGTGAAAGACTACCCCGACTTCTTATTCGCTATTCTGCCGCCGGGGGCCTTTATGGCAATGGGGCTGATTATTGCGCTGAAAAATATCATCGATGATCAGCTGAAGCAGCGGGCGCTGGCGCGCCAGCAGCCGGTGACTGCGGGCAGTAAGCGTGTGCGGGTGACCGGAAAAATCAGCTGA
- the rsxD gene encoding electron transport complex subunit RsxD encodes MALLTLSSPHTHGSNSTPRLMLTVTLATLPGLLVLTGLFGWGTLINVVLAALTAIASEALILKLRKRPLGFFLRDNTALLTGVLLGLALPPFTPFWVTIVAVSFAIVFAKQLYGGIGNNPFNPAMVGYALVLVSFPVQMTTTWALSVQMSGQPLLSFADTLQVIFAGIPVADGYSGATPLDAYKHLIGTGTADSVRATATFNGWLNGGWEWVNLAFLAGGLFLLWRRIISWHIPVSMLLALSLCSLLFGWDEDMYTPLSLHLLSGATMLGAFFIATDPVSASTTPRGKLIYGTGIGILLYVIRTWGAYPDAVAFAVLLMNFAAPFIDAYTQPRSYGHAKAKRGLPPKTR; translated from the coding sequence ATGGCATTGCTGACACTGTCTTCCCCCCACACCCACGGCAGCAACAGCACCCCACGGCTGATGCTGACCGTTACGCTGGCTACCCTGCCCGGCCTGCTGGTACTCACCGGCCTGTTCGGCTGGGGCACACTCATTAACGTAGTGCTGGCAGCGCTCACCGCCATCGCCAGCGAGGCGCTGATTTTAAAACTGCGTAAGCGCCCGCTGGGCTTTTTCCTGCGCGACAACACCGCTCTGCTCACCGGCGTGTTACTGGGCCTGGCGCTGCCGCCCTTTACCCCCTTCTGGGTCACTATTGTGGCGGTGAGTTTTGCCATCGTCTTTGCCAAGCAGCTGTACGGCGGCATCGGCAATAATCCGTTTAACCCGGCCATGGTCGGCTATGCGCTGGTGCTGGTGTCGTTTCCGGTGCAAATGACCACCACCTGGGCCTTATCGGTACAAATGAGCGGCCAGCCGCTGCTGAGCTTCGCCGATACATTGCAGGTGATTTTTGCCGGCATACCGGTAGCCGATGGCTACAGCGGTGCCACGCCGCTGGATGCTTACAAACATCTGATCGGTACCGGTACCGCCGACAGCGTACGCGCTACCGCCACCTTTAATGGCTGGCTGAATGGTGGCTGGGAATGGGTGAATCTGGCGTTTCTGGCCGGCGGTCTGTTCCTGCTGTGGCGGCGCATCATCAGCTGGCACATTCCGGTCTCCATGCTGCTGGCGCTGAGCCTGTGTTCGCTGCTGTTCGGCTGGGACGAAGACATGTACACCCCGCTGTCGCTGCATCTGCTGAGCGGTGCCACCATGCTGGGCGCGTTTTTCATTGCCACCGACCCGGTGTCAGCCTCGACCACACCACGCGGCAAACTGATTTACGGCACCGGCATCGGCATTCTGCTGTATGTGATCCGCACCTGGGGCGCCTACCCGGATGCCGTGGCTTTCGCCGTGCTGCTGATGAACTTTGCCGCGCCCTTTATCGACGCTTACACCCAACCGCGCAGCTATGGTCATGCCAAAGCCAAACGCGGTTTACCGCCGAAGACGCGCTGA
- a CDS encoding DUF599 domain-containing protein encodes MDTQIGWLNWFSLGWFLFCWVSYSLFARRMAKKSACLASVMHVHRINWMRRLLQREMRVGDAALLANIERNVNFFASSCVLILAALVTALTAVAQLEGVLSSISFAISSSVLELELKVMTLIVIFIYAFFTFTWSMRQFGFASVLVGAAPIPGDTTVTAAERRSFAIYAAKVIDQASHSYNFGLRAYYFSLAVLSWFLHPLLFIVTSALVVLVLYRREFHSTVLDAMKKVENVGTKLFVTDKELSRF; translated from the coding sequence TTGGACACACAGATCGGGTGGCTGAATTGGTTCAGTCTGGGCTGGTTTTTATTCTGCTGGGTCAGTTATTCATTATTTGCCCGGCGCATGGCGAAAAAGAGTGCTTGTCTGGCGTCGGTGATGCACGTACACCGTATTAACTGGATGCGCCGGTTATTACAGCGGGAAATGCGGGTAGGCGATGCGGCATTGCTGGCCAATATTGAACGTAATGTGAATTTTTTTGCCTCCTCCTGTGTGCTGATTCTGGCGGCTTTGGTCACGGCATTAACGGCGGTGGCTCAGCTTGAGGGGGTGCTCAGCAGCATTTCCTTTGCGATCAGCTCCAGTGTGCTGGAGCTGGAACTGAAGGTGATGACCCTGATCGTTATTTTTATTTATGCGTTTTTCACCTTTACCTGGTCGATGCGCCAGTTCGGCTTTGCCTCGGTGCTGGTGGGTGCTGCGCCCATTCCTGGCGATACCACGGTGACGGCAGCAGAACGGCGCAGCTTTGCGATTTATGCAGCCAAAGTGATTGATCAGGCCAGCCACAGTTATAACTTTGGCTTGCGCGCCTATTACTTTTCGCTGGCGGTGCTCAGTTGGTTTTTGCACCCGTTGTTGTTTATTGTTACATCGGCGCTGGTGGTGCTGGTACTGTACCGGCGCGAATTTCACTCTACGGTACTGGATGCTATGAAAAAAGTGGAAAATGTTGGCACTAAATTATTCGTAACCGATAAAGAATTATCCCGTTTTTAA